The DNA window CGGTTTCAAATATTTTAGAAATGGAGCGGGGAGTAGATAAAAGAAAGAGTGGAGTAAAACGCATAGAGCCGAGAGCCTATGCGGTTTTAAAAGAGAAAGAAAAAAAAGGGAAAAAGCAAGAGCTTTTAAACAAAAAAGAATACACACAAATTATTGAAAATTTTAGAAAAGAGCAAATCGGAAAGGGCTTTGATAAAGATTTTTTCAAAGACCTTTCTAACTTAAAAAAGAACTTCCAAGAAGTTAATGAAGCTAGCTTAAGCGAGCTTTTAAACGAAATTTTACTTAGACACCAAAAACAAGAAAAAGAATACCAAGAAAAAATAGAAAAATTAGAAAAACAAGTGCAAAATCAAGAACTAAAAAACCAAAATGAAAATCTTAAAATTTTAGTAGAAAAAGTTACAAATAGAGAGTTAAAAGAACTAGATTTGTTAATGATGAGTAAGCCAAAAGAAACTGCTAAGGAATATGTGGAAAGTCTTGTAAAAACAGCAAAAAGAACTTTAGAGAGCGTTTTTACAAAACCATACAAAGAGTTTATAACTAATTTAGGAAATTTACTTAATTTCAAGGACTTAAAATATGATACCCCTATAAATGAGCTAGAACGCTATTTAAACGCAAAAACGACTAAAAACGAGCAAACTATCGAACAAAATCAAGAAAACGCGTCAAAACGCGAAATTGAGCTTAAAAACGAGCATAATAAAAGAATACAAGAATTACAAAAAG is part of the Campylobacter sp. CNRCH_2014_0184h genome and encodes:
- a CDS encoding mobilization protein, which translates into the protein MGQISSINFKKSNPIQTQHNDRRLPPSYLIGGEVECNLNHEEALALKNEIVKNAIEAYTKNTKQKFQAKSYEWSAVVNIKPDTTMSDLEKLAEYFQKIHGFQCYQIAIHRDEGYINEQGEKVINHHAHMEFITLDRETGKNRQRDLDKTRLRGIQTAVSNILEMERGVDKRKSGVKRIEPRAYAVLKEKEKKGKKQELLNKKEYTQIIENFRKEQIGKGFDKDFFKDLSNLKKNFQEVNEASLSELLNEILLRHQKQEKEYQEKIEKLEKQVQNQELKNQNENLKILVEKVTNRELKELDLLMMSKPKETAKEYVESLVKTAKRTLESVFTKPYKEFITNLGNLLNFKDLKYDTPINELERYLNAKTTKNEQTIEQNQENASKREIELKNEHNKRIQELQKVFQPTIEAWKGYTTDFKNKENAERAKRSHDKLETLYNLNFTDYTNADFETKYNQAITKFGLEKVTNEKKQDKGFSR